A part of Desulfobacter sp. genomic DNA contains:
- a CDS encoding UvrD-helicase domain-containing protein, with product MNFRIADTFTASLGKMTAQEQKIIKTSAFDLQMNPANPGFKFHRVDHAKDPNFWSVRVNNDIRIIIHKTDANMLLCYVDHHDKAYAWAEKRKLAVHPKTGAAQIIEVRERVEEIIVPVYVEEQVASDKPLLFANQTEEELLGYGVPEEWVEDVRKADEDSLLGLADHLPAEAAEALLEIATGGTPIGLSLISSDTGNPFDHPDAKRRFRLMTNKEELERALEAPWEKWTIFLHPDQADLVQKKFNGPARVSGSAGTGKTVVALHRAVHLAQSHPDGRILLTTFSKPLANALQMKLKLLISNMPRLAERLEVADMNTIGRRLYEAQGLKANIVSIEKLQTFLKEASQSIADHSFSQRFLLSEWQDVVDAWQLNTWEAYRDVRRLGRKTRLPESQRQKLWEIFACVRSMMQKHQLTTLSGMFCEVAQKVKQNAHPPFDSIVVDEAQDISVAQLKLLAAIAGKRENGLFFAGDLGQRIFQPPFSWKGLGVNILGRSRTLRINYRTSHQIRKQADLLLDPEIADVDGNREKRNNTISVFNGPSPQIKEYPNEEEEIKAVAAWLTECHNQGILPSEAGVFVRSQNEIQRAITAVESAGLPYTVLDEKIQFKSGHLSISTMHLAKGLEFKVVVVMACDEDVIPSMQRIEAVGDDSDLDEVYNTERHLLYVACTRARDRLLVTGIDPISEFVEDLTVDR from the coding sequence ATGAATTTTCGTATTGCAGACACCTTTACTGCCAGCCTGGGGAAGATGACAGCCCAGGAACAGAAAATCATCAAGACCTCCGCCTTTGATCTCCAGATGAACCCTGCTAATCCCGGGTTCAAGTTCCACAGGGTAGATCATGCCAAAGATCCAAACTTTTGGTCCGTACGGGTGAATAATGATATCCGGATTATCATTCATAAGACCGATGCGAATATGCTGCTGTGCTATGTGGACCACCACGACAAGGCCTATGCCTGGGCAGAGAAAAGAAAGCTTGCGGTCCACCCGAAAACCGGAGCTGCACAGATTATTGAAGTGCGGGAAAGGGTAGAGGAGATTATTGTTCCAGTCTATGTTGAAGAACAGGTTGCATCCGATAAACCCTTGCTCTTTGCAAACCAAACGGAGGAAGAACTGCTTGGGTATGGCGTTCCGGAAGAATGGGTTGAGGATGTGCGTAAAGCGGATGAAGACTCTTTGCTGGGACTGGCAGATCATCTTCCTGCTGAAGCAGCAGAGGCCCTGCTTGAAATCGCTACCGGAGGTACGCCGATAGGGCTGTCATTAATATCGTCTGATACGGGTAACCCATTTGACCATCCCGATGCAAAGCGTCGTTTCCGCCTTATGACCAACAAAGAGGAACTGGAACGCGCTTTGGAAGCGCCATGGGAGAAATGGACAATATTCCTGCATCCAGATCAAGCTGACTTAGTCCAAAAGAAATTTAACGGTCCAGCCCGGGTTTCTGGATCTGCTGGTACGGGTAAAACTGTAGTGGCTCTGCATCGTGCAGTTCACCTTGCTCAATCACATCCAGATGGCCGCATTCTCTTAACTACGTTCTCGAAGCCACTTGCCAACGCTCTGCAAATGAAATTGAAACTCTTAATCAGTAACATGCCGCGCCTTGCAGAACGCCTCGAAGTAGCTGACATGAATACTATTGGTAGAAGATTGTACGAAGCACAAGGCTTGAAAGCTAATATTGTTTCTATTGAGAAACTGCAGACGTTTCTTAAAGAAGCGAGCCAAAGTATAGCGGATCATTCTTTTTCACAGCGTTTTCTGCTCAGTGAGTGGCAGGATGTGGTGGATGCATGGCAATTAAATACATGGGAGGCATATCGGGATGTCCGCCGTCTGGGAAGAAAGACCCGTCTCCCGGAGTCGCAACGGCAAAAACTGTGGGAGATCTTTGCCTGTGTTCGCTCAATGATGCAAAAGCACCAATTGACAACCTTATCCGGAATGTTCTGTGAAGTTGCGCAAAAGGTTAAACAGAATGCCCATCCCCCATTTGACTCTATCGTTGTAGATGAGGCGCAGGATATAAGCGTCGCCCAGCTCAAACTTCTTGCTGCCATAGCAGGCAAACGGGAGAACGGCCTTTTTTTCGCAGGGGATCTGGGGCAGCGTATCTTCCAGCCGCCATTTTCCTGGAAGGGGCTTGGAGTCAACATCCTTGGACGCTCCCGGACACTGCGAATTAACTATCGTACCTCTCACCAGATTCGAAAGCAGGCAGATCTTCTGCTCGATCCGGAGATTGCGGATGTTGATGGTAATCGGGAAAAGAGAAATAATACCATCTCTGTTTTCAACGGTCCCTCACCACAGATTAAAGAATACCCGAATGAGGAAGAGGAGATCAAAGCCGTAGCAGCATGGCTCACAGAATGTCATAACCAGGGGATTCTACCCTCTGAGGCCGGTGTATTTGTTCGCTCACAAAATGAAATACAGCGGGCGATAACAGCCGTTGAATCAGCGGGGTTGCCCTACACGGTCCTTGATGAAAAGATACAATTTAAAAGCGGTCACCTTTCTATCAGCACCATGCATCTTGCTAAAGGCCTTGAATTCAAAGTCGTTGTGGTCATGGCCTGTGATGAAGACGTAATACCTTCAATGCAGAGGATTGAGGCTGTGGGAGATGATTCTGATCTGGACGAAGTGTATAATACAGAACGCCACCTTCTTTATGTGGCCTGCACCCGGGCAAGGGATCGTCTATTGGTTACTGGAATCGATCCCATATCTGAATTTGTTGAAGATTTGACTGTTGATAGATAA
- a CDS encoding S8 family peptidase, which yields MTEEHTHNRSHFLLGNLAESEPFRPRGGGSSISPPDRNRQSHGNHLFGQIQQLKPIMENASAIQKAAGLEEDGLGLRLEFESFDDIDLAFESLARERSGIELLNVRQDEERFYATVFVPDGKLVHFENLISDYLSERRSEKGNLLDHHKLINTIKEIRTASLQALWTDDESEFPRQDDELFWWEVWLPVRKDRANVVDTFRFMAEGQGIAISDSMLEFPERSVLVAYASKKKMQESMMTLNTIAELRRAKDTAEFFDALTPDEQAEWVEELTSRCSYADESQAVPHICLLDSGINNGHVLIAPALDDADLHTVNPAWGLDDQEGHGTSMAGLALFGDLSGPLDSSFPINIQHRIESVKIIPHDHANGGDAKLHGYLTQEAVNRTIVTDAFRKRVYGMAISARDNRDRGRPSAWSAAVDSLAVDVEGENEIPRLMVLCAGNIDDQNAWREYPDSNTVEGIHDPGQAWNALTVGAYTDLVTITEEDAENYEPIAPEGGLSPFSTTSSTWQKHWPIKPDIVFEGGNVADDGIGPLTMESLSLLTTHHKPHERLLTIMNATSAATALACRMAAQLMAEYPDLWSETIRALIVHSAQWTDAMRQTFLPDSRTPNKGDYLQLVRHCGFGMPDISRALWSVSNSLTMVIESDLYPFEKTGSTPKLRDMNLHRLPWPLDELESLGEMEVEMRVTLSYFIEPNPSTRGVRSRYRYESHGLRFDVKRPYESEDDFRGRINALTISADSGKSRTGDDKGWVIGPNNRHKGSMHSDIWQGTAAELASRGVLAVYPTLGWWKTRTALARYDKKARYALIISIHVPETKTDLYAAVENIIKPQIPIGTGI from the coding sequence ATGACAGAAGAACACACACACAATAGATCTCACTTTTTACTGGGCAATCTGGCAGAATCAGAACCTTTCCGCCCACGGGGAGGAGGAAGCTCGATATCCCCTCCTGATCGGAACCGCCAATCTCACGGCAATCATTTATTCGGACAGATCCAACAGCTTAAGCCGATTATGGAAAATGCCAGTGCTATTCAGAAAGCAGCCGGTCTGGAGGAAGACGGACTTGGCCTGCGTCTTGAATTTGAATCATTTGATGATATTGATCTGGCATTTGAAAGCTTAGCTCGTGAGCGATCTGGAATTGAACTGCTCAATGTCCGACAAGATGAGGAGCGTTTCTACGCCACAGTATTTGTTCCTGACGGTAAACTGGTTCATTTTGAGAATTTGATTTCGGACTATCTTTCTGAAAGACGGAGCGAGAAGGGCAATCTACTGGATCATCACAAGCTGATCAATACTATCAAGGAAATCCGCACAGCAAGCCTTCAGGCGCTTTGGACTGATGATGAATCCGAGTTCCCCCGTCAGGACGATGAGCTGTTCTGGTGGGAAGTTTGGCTGCCGGTTAGAAAAGACCGGGCAAATGTGGTGGATACGTTTCGGTTCATGGCAGAAGGTCAAGGGATCGCTATATCGGATTCAATGCTGGAATTCCCCGAAAGGTCGGTGTTGGTAGCTTACGCCTCCAAGAAGAAAATGCAGGAGTCAATGATGACCCTGAACACCATTGCGGAGCTTCGGCGAGCTAAAGATACGGCTGAGTTCTTTGATGCCCTGACGCCGGACGAGCAGGCGGAATGGGTTGAAGAATTGACGAGCCGTTGCAGCTATGCTGATGAAAGTCAAGCTGTTCCTCATATCTGTCTTTTAGATAGCGGCATCAACAATGGGCATGTACTTATTGCCCCGGCTCTTGACGATGCGGATCTGCATACTGTGAATCCTGCCTGGGGATTGGACGATCAGGAGGGGCACGGCACTTCCATGGCAGGGTTGGCCCTGTTCGGGGATTTAAGCGGGCCGCTGGACTCCTCTTTTCCGATCAATATCCAACACAGAATAGAGTCCGTGAAAATTATTCCTCATGACCATGCTAATGGTGGTGATGCAAAGTTACACGGCTATCTGACTCAGGAAGCGGTCAACCGGACAATCGTAACTGATGCGTTTAGAAAACGTGTTTACGGAATGGCGATTTCAGCGCGCGATAACCGGGACCGGGGCCGTCCCTCTGCCTGGTCTGCGGCTGTGGACAGCTTGGCAGTGGATGTCGAAGGAGAAAACGAAATCCCCAGGTTAATGGTGCTTTGTGCTGGTAATATAGATGACCAGAACGCCTGGCGGGAATATCCAGACTCCAATACCGTCGAAGGTATTCATGATCCGGGGCAAGCCTGGAACGCGTTAACTGTTGGTGCCTATACCGACCTTGTGACGATTACAGAAGAAGATGCGGAAAACTACGAGCCGATTGCCCCGGAAGGGGGATTAAGCCCTTTCAGTACCACTTCATCCACCTGGCAGAAACACTGGCCCATCAAACCGGATATTGTCTTTGAAGGCGGTAATGTCGCAGATGACGGGATCGGGCCTTTAACAATGGAAAGCTTAAGCCTTCTTACCACTCATCACAAACCCCACGAACGATTACTGACGATCATGAACGCAACCAGTGCTGCCACTGCGCTTGCCTGCCGAATGGCGGCACAGTTGATGGCTGAGTATCCTGATCTCTGGTCAGAGACTATCCGGGCCTTGATCGTTCATTCAGCCCAGTGGACCGATGCAATGCGTCAGACATTTCTCCCTGATTCGAGAACACCAAATAAAGGAGATTATCTGCAGCTTGTCCGGCATTGTGGTTTTGGGATGCCTGATATCAGCCGGGCCTTGTGGAGTGTTTCCAATTCATTGACCATGGTCATTGAGTCTGATTTGTACCCCTTCGAGAAAACAGGGAGCACCCCTAAATTGCGGGATATGAATCTCCACCGCCTTCCCTGGCCCCTTGATGAGTTGGAAAGCCTGGGAGAAATGGAGGTGGAAATGAGAGTGACGTTGTCCTACTTTATTGAACCCAATCCATCGACCAGAGGCGTCCGTTCCAGATACCGTTATGAATCCCATGGCCTGCGTTTCGATGTGAAAAGACCCTATGAATCTGAAGATGATTTTAGAGGACGAATCAACGCCCTGACTATCAGTGCAGACTCCGGGAAGTCCCGGACTGGAGATGATAAAGGCTGGGTAATCGGCCCCAATAATAGGCATAAGGGATCAATGCATTCTGACATCTGGCAGGGGACTGCTGCAGAACTGGCCAGTCGTGGCGTGTTGGCCGTTTATCCAACACTTGGCTGGTGGAAAACCCGGACTGCGCTTGCAAGATACGATAAGAAAGCGCGGTATGCCTTGATCATCTCTATCCATGTGCCGGAAACCAAGACAGACCTTTATGCAGCCGTTGAAAATATAATCAAACCACAGATTCCCATTGGAACCGGTATATGA
- a CDS encoding ATP-binding protein, which produces MARADQIKALLQSHSEGDDQRFYSIAMQVAAHEAKRGHGKLAEELRDLIDKAKKRQSSKQTITNPIPIGRPKGELADLLTVTYPKLRVADMILEDTLALQIKKVIREQRHAADLLSHGLSPARKLLLVGPPGTGKTMSAAVLAGELGYPLCQIRLDGLLTKYMGETAAKLRQVFDAATHTRGIYFFDEFDAIGSQRGLINDVGEIRRILNSFLVMIEQDHSHSLIIAATNHPGILDHALFRRFDDVLHYSLPDTVLIAALLKSRLSHSAADIPWQRIADQAEGLSYAEVTRAVEEALKHMLINKESRVTEGIVEKTLIERKTMKERLLNQG; this is translated from the coding sequence ATGGCCAGGGCAGATCAAATAAAAGCTTTACTGCAGTCACACAGCGAGGGAGACGATCAGCGTTTCTACTCCATCGCTATGCAGGTTGCTGCCCATGAAGCCAAACGGGGACACGGCAAACTGGCCGAAGAACTGCGTGACCTGATTGATAAAGCTAAAAAGCGCCAAAGCAGTAAACAGACTATTACAAACCCTATCCCCATAGGCCGTCCCAAAGGTGAGCTTGCAGATCTGCTGACAGTGACATATCCCAAGCTTCGGGTTGCAGATATGATCCTGGAAGATACTTTGGCCCTGCAGATCAAAAAGGTCATTCGTGAACAGCGTCATGCGGCAGATCTTCTATCCCATGGCCTGTCCCCTGCTAGAAAGCTGCTTTTGGTTGGGCCTCCAGGCACCGGGAAAACCATGTCAGCGGCTGTGCTTGCCGGTGAACTGGGGTACCCCCTGTGTCAGATTCGTCTGGATGGTCTGTTAACCAAATACATGGGAGAGACTGCGGCCAAACTGAGGCAGGTATTTGATGCAGCCACCCATACCCGGGGCATCTATTTCTTTGATGAGTTTGATGCCATTGGCTCCCAGCGGGGCCTGATCAACGATGTAGGAGAAATCCGCCGGATTCTGAACAGCTTTCTGGTAATGATTGAGCAGGATCATTCCCACAGCCTGATCATTGCGGCGACAAATCACCCTGGCATTCTTGATCATGCTCTTTTCAGAAGATTTGATGATGTGTTGCATTACTCCCTGCCCGACACGGTACTCATTGCCGCACTTCTTAAATCGAGGCTATCCCATTCTGCTGCAGACATCCCCTGGCAGCGGATAGCAGATCAGGCAGAAGGGTTAAGTTATGCAGAAGTCACCCGGGCAGTTGAAGAGGCATTGAAACATATGCTCATTAATAAGGAATCTCGTGTTACGGAAGGCATAGTTGAAAAGACGCTGATTGAACGGAAAACGATGAAAGAACGGTTGCTGAATCAAGGGTAA
- a CDS encoding site-specific DNA-methyltransferase: MAKKKKAPKIVETITHDEASRKNIPTAEFQSVMRDDELAPLQVAYERRNQDLDPQLVWRGKDVQDWSELVVQAPPLYIQEKVHPKILVDDLRRQSEKSNAPEPPEQMDLFSDFNGISSEAAKTEFYQHDGKWQNRMILGDSMQVMASLAEREGLRGKVQCIYLDPPYGIKFNSNFQWSTTSRDVKDGNATHITREPEQVKAFRDTWRDGIHSYLTYLRDRLTVARDLLTDSGSIFVQIGDENVHRVRALMDEVFGDNNYSGTISFYKTSSQSTKGLQTVTDSILVYAKIAELQKIRNLAFKKSSGERGAKQYVYLFSPDLSEIKRMTKEQILGSESIPEGWRIGRPGPLFSQGHQKNRSGHYQFRNKSYPCASGNHWKYDPSPGGDLDKLTKANRIRVSGKSISSILLAEDNPISYFDSTWHDTGTGSFTEEQIYVVQTGNKVVQRCILMSTDPGDLVLDPTCGSGTTAYVAEQWGRRWITIDTSRVSLALARARIMGARYPFYLLSDSKEGQDREAEITRTPPSETPTFGNIRQGFVYERVPHITLKAIASNAELDIIWDQFQEELEPLREQLNTALKKKWQEWEIPREAEEGWSGKAKTLHKRWWDLRIARQKEIDASIAAKADFEYLYDKPYEDKKKVRVAGPFTVESLSPHRVLGVDADDELIDPLNTVQGEDAQDFAQVILDNLKTAGVQQAHKEDKIDFSSLVAWPGKYICGEGCYQEGGTEQGPERRAAIFIGPEFGTVSRPDLVAAAREAGDAGFDVLIACAFNYDAHSSEFDKLGRIPVLKARMNADLHMADDLKNTGKGNLFVIFGEPDIDILDAEDNQVQVKINGVDVFHPNTGEVKSDNAGGIACWFIDTDYNEESFFVRHAYFLGANDPYKALKTTLKAEIDKDAWKSLNSDVSRPFDRPESGRIAVKVINHLGDEVMKVYQI; encoded by the coding sequence ATGGCAAAGAAGAAGAAAGCCCCTAAAATAGTTGAGACCATTACCCATGACGAGGCAAGCCGTAAAAACATCCCGACTGCAGAGTTCCAGTCCGTAATGCGGGATGATGAGCTGGCCCCCTTACAGGTGGCCTATGAACGCCGCAATCAAGATCTTGATCCTCAGTTGGTCTGGCGCGGGAAGGATGTACAGGACTGGTCAGAGTTGGTGGTACAGGCCCCGCCCCTCTATATCCAGGAAAAGGTACATCCCAAGATACTGGTGGACGATCTGCGCCGTCAGAGTGAAAAAAGCAATGCACCAGAACCACCGGAACAGATGGATCTATTTTCCGACTTCAACGGTATTTCCAGTGAGGCCGCCAAGACCGAGTTCTATCAGCACGACGGAAAGTGGCAGAACCGAATGATCTTGGGAGATTCCATGCAGGTCATGGCTTCTTTGGCCGAGCGGGAAGGACTGCGGGGCAAGGTGCAGTGTATTTATCTTGATCCACCTTATGGCATCAAATTCAATTCCAACTTCCAGTGGTCAACCACCAGCCGGGATGTAAAGGATGGCAATGCCACGCATATCACCCGTGAACCTGAGCAGGTAAAGGCCTTCCGGGATACCTGGCGGGATGGGATTCATTCATACCTGACTTATCTACGAGATCGTCTGACTGTGGCCCGGGATCTGTTGACTGACTCTGGATCGATCTTTGTGCAGATCGGGGATGAGAATGTGCATCGGGTACGGGCATTAATGGATGAAGTGTTTGGAGATAATAATTACTCCGGGACCATATCATTTTATAAAACAAGTTCCCAATCAACAAAAGGCCTCCAGACCGTTACAGATTCAATTCTTGTTTACGCCAAAATAGCTGAGTTACAAAAAATTAGGAACCTAGCTTTTAAAAAGAGCAGTGGTGAAAGAGGAGCTAAGCAGTATGTTTATCTTTTTTCTCCTGATTTATCTGAGATAAAACGAATGACTAAGGAACAAATCTTAGGTTCTGAGTCTATTCCAGAAGGCTGGAGGATTGGACGCCCAGGCCCTCTATTTTCTCAAGGGCATCAAAAAAACAGAAGTGGGCATTATCAATTTAGAAATAAATCATACCCCTGTGCTAGTGGCAATCACTGGAAGTATGACCCTTCCCCAGGAGGTGATTTAGACAAACTAACCAAAGCTAACCGTATACGCGTATCAGGAAAGAGCATATCCAGTATACTGCTCGCTGAGGACAACCCGATTTCCTACTTTGATAGTACATGGCATGATACAGGAACAGGAAGTTTTACTGAGGAACAAATATATGTGGTACAAACCGGTAACAAAGTTGTTCAGCGCTGCATCCTCATGTCTACTGATCCAGGAGACCTCGTCCTTGATCCAACTTGCGGCTCAGGAACTACAGCCTATGTCGCAGAGCAATGGGGCCGACGTTGGATAACAATTGACACGTCCCGGGTTTCTCTAGCATTGGCCCGTGCCCGCATTATGGGTGCCCGTTATCCTTTCTATCTATTATCAGACAGCAAAGAAGGGCAAGACAGAGAAGCGGAAATCACCCGCACACCGCCGTCCGAAACCCCAACTTTTGGCAATATTCGTCAGGGTTTTGTCTATGAAAGAGTGCCTCATATCACTCTAAAAGCCATTGCCAGCAATGCAGAACTCGATATAATCTGGGATCAGTTCCAGGAAGAACTGGAGCCATTACGGGAACAACTCAACACGGCACTCAAAAAGAAATGGCAGGAGTGGGAAATCCCCCGTGAAGCAGAAGAAGGCTGGTCGGGAAAGGCCAAGACCTTGCATAAGAGGTGGTGGGATCTGCGGATCGCCAGACAAAAAGAAATCGACGCCTCCATTGCAGCCAAGGCCGACTTTGAGTACCTCTACGATAAACCCTATGAAGATAAGAAGAAGGTGCGGGTGGCCGGTCCCTTTACGGTTGAGTCTCTCTCCCCGCACCGGGTATTGGGGGTGGATGCGGATGACGAGCTAATTGACCCCCTCAATACAGTTCAGGGGGAAGACGCCCAGGATTTTGCACAGGTCATTCTGGACAACCTCAAAACCGCAGGGGTCCAGCAGGCGCATAAAGAGGATAAGATTGACTTTTCCTCCCTTGTTGCCTGGCCTGGAAAATATATCTGTGGTGAAGGCTGTTACCAGGAGGGGGGTACAGAACAAGGACCGGAACGGCGGGCAGCCATCTTCATCGGCCCTGAATTCGGCACCGTATCCCGGCCTGATCTGGTTGCGGCTGCCCGGGAGGCCGGAGATGCAGGGTTTGATGTGCTTATCGCCTGTGCCTTTAATTATGATGCCCATTCCTCTGAGTTTGACAAACTTGGGCGTATCCCGGTACTTAAAGCCCGCATGAACGCAGACCTTCACATGGCTGATGACCTGAAAAACACGGGTAAGGGTAATCTTTTTGTCATTTTTGGAGAACCGGACATCGATATTCTTGATGCTGAGGACAATCAGGTGCAGGTTAAGATCAATGGTGTGGATGTGTTCCACCCGAATACCGGTGAAGTCAAAAGTGACAATGCCGGTGGCATCGCCTGCTGGTTCATCGACACTGATTATAATGAAGAGAGTTTCTTTGTGCGTCACGCTTATTTCCTCGGAGCCAATGATCCATATAAGGCACTGAAGACAACCCTTAAAGCTGAGATCGACAAAGACGCCTGGAAGAGCCTGAACAGCGACGTTTCCCGGCCCTTTGACCGTCCGGAGTCGGGACGCATTGCTGTCAAGGTCATCAATCATTTAGGTGATGAAGTGATGAAAGTTTATCAAATTTAG